GCAAAAAGACAAATTCTTTCCCAGACGTGCTCTCTGGATAATTCTCTAGCGTGGCcaataaaaaaaccagacaGGAGATGGCGCTTAATCATAGATGCTAGAAAGTTAAATGCAGACATCGCTCCTCTTGCAGATACTGCTGCATGAACCGCCACCTGCCAAGCAGCCGCTCGCCCCTGGATGGCAGTActtgatgtaaaaaaaaaaaaaaacaaaaaaaaaaccaccaacaccCAAACCCATGTTAtttatgctgctgctgcaggaggataaaaaaaaaattcccttttttctgcGATGAGATGGAATTTACTTTGAACAGCCGATAAGCTGTTCACTACTATATTATATACTTACTCACCCACTATAGCTCAGGCAGTGCTGGCTGACCAGTTGCAAACTGAATTTCTCCAGAAGTTTAAGTTGAAATTGtttaataaaacctttttgttAACCCTATAACGCTGACTTAATAATTCCCCTGCGATGCCACGGCTTTGAAATCAGCCCAACGTGGTCCTGGAAGGGGGCGGTCCTAAGCCAAAGGTTTCCGTGAGGCCGGTTGGATTCCGGTGATTGAATACGATGGATTTGGGAAGGAGAACAGCAGGAGCCACGAGTGCCGTAGGGCTGGGACTGGAGATGGACCTTCTGGAAGCGCAGGTGGCCCACGGGATGGGCAAACAGGGCACCTACTGAAGGATTTCATAAATAGAGATACAAATTGGATATAAGTAGGGTATAAATCGGATAAACTGGGAGATAAATGGGATAGTAAAGAGCCCTGGCTCTACCACAGGTGGAAGTATGAAGTCCAGCCCGGCAGAGCTGGGCTCAGCcgtgctttctctccttccccggTCCCTTATGGCCCTGGGTGAAGGCTCAGGTGCCCTCCATGTCTCCCCAGCTGCACTCGCATCCTTCCCCGTTCCCTTCCAGGGGCGTTCAGATCTTCACCCCGTCGTTCCAAAGGGCCCGGTTGCCCTCCCTTGCCCCAAAAAAGCAGATTCCTTTCCATAGCGGCCATGGAAAAGATTCCCAAGGGAAAGTCCCGCAGACGGCCCCCCGGCTTCCAGGAGCACGTTGGGCTAATGCCGGAGCCACGGCcaactgtaaaacccctcctcctcctcgttcataattaaaaaaagccaacactCCTCTGCAACATGTCTGTggtttttattcctctttttcctGATCATTCCAGCCAGGGCCTCTCCGGTGGAGGAGAGCATCGCGTTGAGCTGGTCTCCTCGCCCATCAGTTGGATCAAACCAAGAGATGTTCATCGAGGGACACCTCAAGCAGGCTGGCCTCAGAGCTCCGGGTCTCTAATACCACCTTCGGAGGTTGTTCCAGCACTGGCCAGGATTTCTCAAGCCTAAACGTCACTATTTTGGCCGGTTTGGTCCTGGTGACGGCCGTCTGAGCGCCTCGTAGGTGGGCTTCTAGAGCAGGCTGGCCTCAGAGCTCGTTACCGATAATACGGCTATTACCGGTGTTTCGAAGCTCAAGGCTCCCCGAGGATGGGAGAGCTTGGCTTTCACCCTCTTCCTCACTGCCATTTCAGCAAGGATTTGATCCACTATTCCTTCTTCTCCGTGGCTCTGAGGCAGTGCCTCCACTTGGCTCTGCTTTGATGTTTGGCCTTTGAGCATGGGTTTGCCCTTCGGACGGCTGCTCGCTGGCTGCTTTTTGGCAGAGGAGCCCTTGGGGATCTCTGACCGCCGCCTGGAAGGACACGATGGGTTTGGGGCCGCTCAGCCAAGGATACCCCCTGAGCCGAGACCCTCGGCTGACACACGGcggtccccgtgtccccaggcCCCACGGAGGCTCTTCTGAAGTGCTGGAGAAGATCCAGCCTTGTGAAATGGGGGGGGGTTCCcgccatccccatcccatccctccaGTGGGATGTTGGGCAGCGATGAAGGGCGAGTGTTTGGGGCTGGGGAATAGGCTCTTGCTGGGTCAGAAAATCATGGAATCAGAGAATAGTcgggattggaagggacctttaaaggtccatctagtccaacccaaCGCCCCGCCGTGGTCAGGGACATCTTCCAGTAGGTAGGGTCGCTCCAAGCTCCAaccaacctgaccttgaaccCTTCCAATCATAGATTCAGAGAACATTTTGGGTTGGAACAGACCTTTGGAGGTccatccagtccaacccccaCCCCTCGCCATGctcagggacatcttcaactagatcaggtcgctcagagccccgtccaacctgacctggaatatttccagggatggggcacctaCCACCTCTCCGGGCAAAATGACTCCATGCAGACACCAGCCCTGGGCCTCCAACCTCACCTGACCCGCgacttcttcctcttcctcggCCCCGTGACTTCCCAGAACTGTGGTATTTCAGCATTAATTGCGTCTGGACtaacaggaaagggaaaaccaGGAGATCCCACTggaagcagggaagagaggTCTCGTCAGAAGACCACCGCTGGGACGCTGTCGGCCCTGCTGACACCCAGGGGTGCTCAGGCCTCTTCCCAAAATATTGAAGAGGGACGTTCTGCTCCCCTCGCAGCCGCCATCGTAGCCTCGCACCCTCCCTGACACCGGGTCTTGCCCCCATTCCCCATTTCCAACCTAATTTTCCAACTGCATCATCAGCTCCAGGTTTGGGAACAAGGAGCTGGGTGATGCCGGGGAGGTGACGGGGACTCTTTTTGGGGGGAACATTGcttggtggggaggagggggccaTGGATCACCATCCTCCATTTTGGTGAAGCTAACGAGTCATTAGGACAAAAGGCTGTGCCGAGCTGGAGTGAAGCTTTGGCACAAGTTGGAGCTGTGTGACACTCAACGCTGGTGATGGCCCCGTCAGATGGCAGAATTTGGTTGCCTGTGCTATGGAaaggagctgggagctgctttACCTTTCCTGCCTTGTCCAAAAGGTGACCAGTGGTCTCTTCGCATTTTCTTGTCCTCACCGGGGCCTTGTCTCGAGGTCTTGAGAAGATCCCTGGCCAGTGGTTTGGGCACAAACTCCATTTCAAACCTGGAAACAAGGAGAAGAGGCCGACATGACCCAGAGCATCACCAGCCTTTGCCGTGATCACCTGCTCACGGGCGGATTTTGGCATTGCCGTCCATTGTTTTCCCAAGTCTACCGTGTGTTTCCCAAATCTACCATGTCCCGACCCCAAGGACAGTCCTGGGAAATGGAGTCACCTGGCAAAGAAGTCCAGGCCACCGTGGGAAAAAAGCGTTGCCTAAATTCGTCTGTCTTTCCCATCAGAACTGCCCGACGGGAGCGACTACGATGTGGGGACATCAATGACAGTCGCTGCCTGGTGTCCCCGTGGGAGGACACCCACGGTCACGAGGAGCAAATGCATCAAACAGCAGCTACAGCCGCCAACGTACTCACTCGGGAAAGATGATGACACGGCCAGAGGAGCTCAGGCTGGCCACGGGCACCACCGGGGACACCACCATGTCCAGCAGCTGGGGGACCTGCAAGAGAGGAACCCAAAGATGGTAGGACGTCTTCGGTGTGGCCAAGGCACTCAGTATCAGAAGAGCCCAAAGACGGTAGGATGTCCTCGGCATGGCTGAGGCACTCAATATCGGAAGAGCCCAAAGATGGTAAATCATCTTTGGTGATATCAGAGGAGCTCAAGGCAGCGAGAGTTGGTAGGACCATAACTCTCGTCTGGACCGAGCGGCTGCCCACGTCCTGATGGGCCACGCGCAAGCAGTGCCGGGACACCGCCGTGGGACTGCCCGCGCCACAGAGAAACCGAAATGCTCAccttgaaaacagcttttcccaAGTTTTCCTTCCCGGACAACATCTCCAGGAAGCTGTAGTAGAACTTCATTTGCACCCTCCTGCCTTCAATGAGCAACACCCCAATGTCCCTCAGGGCAAGGGCGAtgctctcccctttccccaggCAGTAGGAGAGCAGGGATAGGGTGCCTTGGATGCAGCTCTCCGCTTTCTGCCGGGACACGCAGGCGGCTGCAGCCACCTTGGTGTATTTAAGGGCCTCCAGCTCTTTGTTTCCTGGAAAAACCACAAGAGGGCTGGAGACGCTTACCCAGTGACCCTTCTGCAGGCGTATTGCCATCATTGCATCgcccaaaaaaaacccccgaaAAACATTTTTGGACCTGGTCTGCAGAGGGGGATTTGCTTTAGAGAAGCGTCTCAGACCCAGGGAAGGGATGCAATGGCCGCGCAGCCAACCAAGGGTTTAATCCGCCGTCTTACCAGGCAGGTAGGCTTTGTTGTCCGTCAGGTTGTGGACGTTCACAAGACTCCTGGCCAGGTGAAAGACGGGCTGCTGGATAATCACAGCCTCATCTTCAACCTGGACCTGCTTAGGGACAGTATCGAAGGAGCCGAGCGTGGGAATCCGGACTCCCTGCAAACGGAAAAGAAGGGATTGAAGGGTGACGACTGGTCGGACGGAAGAGTTGGAGGTGGCCCTGTGCAGGGACCGTGCTTCAAGGTTGGATCGTGcccgctcctgctgctgggacagcGGGGAGAGCTTTGGGAAGCAGCTCAAGGGTCTCCAGCGACCGGGATCAGCCCTACGGCACCACACCACCTACCAGAGGTGCTACCCCCCTTGCACAAGCCCTGTTTTGCCATCAGTGGGATTTTTGGGATGGGTTTCCTGCTTTTGGAGGAGGCGAAGAGTAACTGCAGGGTCATGGGGACTCCCCACCTTGTGCAGCAAGAGCTGTTCTTGAACGTAGCCGGCCACGGCGTCCCAGATGGCTGTTCgctctggaaaagaaaggaaaatcgGGTCACGCTTCACGTCCGCCGGCTCTCAACCCTCCAACAACCCCCGAGCCGTGGTGCAGTGGCGGATTCACCCTCTCACCACCGTCCCCGGTCCCAAATGGCGACGGCCCCGAGATGGCTGCGGGGCCGAGCCTCGCCCACACGCAACGCCGCGACCGTTGGTCATCGCAACGCTCCGGCGGCGGCTGTGGACGGCTGTACCTTCAGCGGTGGTGCTGGGCATCACGAAGGCGTGCTCCATCCCGTCCCAGAAGTTCATCCTGGTCTGTCTCATGCCGGCGGATCACTCCTTAGACCAACAGCCATGTAGGAGATCATCCCGGCTTTCGTCCTACACCCGTAGGGTGCAGGACCCACCACCCTGCAGCTCCTTTtatgtgtgtgtccccccccggcaGCCGCGTCACAGGCCCATTGTGACACCGCGGTGACACGGCCGCTGCTGATTGACTGGCTGGTCATGGGGATATGGCACCCACCGACCTGCTGCACTCTGTGATGGGACTCCCagccgctccttcctccgtgTCCCGTCTCCACCTAACGTACGCCCGTGCTGTCTCGGCCCCCGAATCCTCCGCATTCTCCTCAAACCAGCAGACGGCACGTCGGGAAAACGCGCGGCCATCCCCCATTGGGCAAAATCCTTCTTTTAACCCCCCCGTTGCCACGAACACCGGTCCTCAGGCCACAGACCCTTCAGAGAATCAGAGAATCAGAGAATGGgtggggttggaagggaccttggaAGGTCCATCTGGGCCAAcccacccccccgccatggTCAGGGACATCTTCCAGTAGGTAGGGTTGCTCcaagccccgtccaacctgaccctgAACCCTTCCAATCATAGAAACAGAGAAtattttgggttggaagggaccgtGGAAGGTCCACCTACTCCAACCCCCCCACCGGGgtcagggacatcttcaactagaccaggtcGCTCAGGGCtccgtccaacctgacctggactgtttccagggatggaaCAGTTAGATGatagttattttcatttagtcttaaaagaaataatacgGTATTTTATGGAAGCGGGCAAAGTACAGGAATTTTAGATACACGGGACTCTCATTCCACTCTTCCCTTTTCTAATTTGCTGGGACATGAAGAACAGTTAGGGATGACAACACCAAGGTCAGGTTTGCCCCTTTAAATGTGTGTTTAAGCCATAAAAGTAATTCTTTTAGTCTCGTAAGTGTGgcatgtttaaataaaaatggcctgcatgataaaaaaaaataactattttagtCTTATCGAGAACGGTACATTTAAGCAGAATTGGAACACGTGAAAAATAACAGGTTTAGTCTTGTAGATGTGGTGTGTTTACCTAAAAATGGCATTtatggggaataaaaaaaaaatgtaagaaaaggggaaaatatgggaaatataaagaaaaaaaattggtcaaagcaaacacagaaggCACCCACCTTGGGTTCTTTCCCGTTATGATTCTTTGAATATGTGTAAAAGGCGCCCGGCCCCATCCATCGAGTGCACAGCTCGTACTCCGAGCCTCCAAAGAAGCCGCAGATATCTGCTCCTGgctgaaaattttttaaaaaacctacATCCGATGGCAGAACTAtacatttttgttaataaaGATAATTGAAATATAAGGTAATAAATCAGGAGCTTACACAAAATATCCCAAAGAGATTAAACTCCATCAtacctgcaaagaaaaaaaaaataattcaacaaTAAtccaataataaaatatattatttagtCTGGTGAAGGTTGTGTAGACCATACAACTCAggatgacaaaaagaaaagaatttccaAAATTCCTTCTGGAAAACTGGTTCTTaagaagcaaagcagcagattttGGGCAACAGGGAGAGGATGATGGGATGAATTTGAGGACAAAGTGGGTAAATAATAGGTGCTCAAACTCTTGCAATCAATCAAACCCAATCCTTATATAAGCTGTGAAGATaagaagatggaagaaaaggcgataagaaaaaaaaagcgataagaagaaaaaaagaggtgataagaagaaaaaaaagacgataagaataaaaaagagcaataagaagaaaaaagggcaataagaaggaaaaaaggggcaagaagaaggaaaaaaggggcaagaagaaggaaaaaaggggcaagaagaaggaaaaaaggggcaagaagaaggaaaaaaggggcaagaagaaggaaaaaaggggcaagaaggaaaaaaggcaataagAAAAGggcaataagaagaaaaaaaaggtgataaaaattttaaaaaagggtgataaaaagaaaaaaaaaaggtgacaaaaagaaaagaaaaggtcaaGAAGAAATTGGCCGTAAATTCCGATTGCTCAACTGAGTAGCCCATTTTGGCTcaaaaaaatgtgattattaggaaggaaaccaagaaaaaacatgGAATAAATCAGTTATCAGTTGTGTCGACGTACCGATGATGGATTTATCGAGCTGATTCCTGGCTGCCGGGGTGTCCTGGCCAACGTCCCGACCTCTTTCCGCTCCTGGAGCGGGTTGAACGGGCAACGAT
This Buteo buteo chromosome 12, bButBut1.hap1.1, whole genome shotgun sequence DNA region includes the following protein-coding sequences:
- the LOC142037773 gene encoding coiled-coil domain-containing protein 81-like, which codes for MRQTRMNFWDGMEHAFVMPSTTAEERTAIWDAVAGYVQEQLLLHKGVRIPTLGSFDTVPKQVQVEDEAVIIQQPVFHLARSLVNVHNLTDNKAYLPGNKELEALKYTKVAAAACVSRQKAESCIQGTLSLLSYCLGKGESIALALRDIGVLLIEGRRVQMKFYYSFLEMLSGKENLGKAVFKVPQLLDMVVSPVVPVASLSSSGRVIIFPEFEMEFVPKPLARDLLKTSRQGPGEDKKMRRDHWSPFGQGRKVGSPGFPFPVSPDAINAEIPQFWEVTGPRKRKKSRVRRRSEIPKGSSAKKQPASSRPKGKPMLKGQTSKQSQVEALPQSHGEEGIVDQILAEMAVRKRVKAKLSHPRGALSFETPVIAVLSVTSSEASLL